One stretch of Streptomyces sp. R21 DNA includes these proteins:
- a CDS encoding pyridoxamine 5'-phosphate oxidase family protein codes for MQTTGIVRRQAAERRRDTLERLVSERDVWVSTAHPDRGPHQVPLWFLWDGRAVWMCTSATSVTARNVREEPRVRLALPDTFDVVLVQGEAECFLDQDVPEEAAEAFTVKFGWDPRTEEGSFLYVRVVPKSVRAWRGEPELRGRLIMRDGTWLN; via the coding sequence ATGCAGACCACGGGGATTGTTCGCCGACAGGCGGCGGAGCGCAGGCGCGACACTCTGGAACGGCTCGTTTCCGAGCGGGATGTGTGGGTGTCGACGGCACATCCTGATCGCGGGCCGCACCAGGTGCCGCTGTGGTTCTTGTGGGATGGGCGAGCGGTGTGGATGTGCACCAGCGCCACTTCCGTAACTGCGCGGAACGTCCGCGAGGAACCCCGCGTGCGCCTGGCACTGCCGGACACCTTCGATGTGGTGCTTGTCCAGGGCGAGGCAGAGTGCTTCCTGGACCAGGATGTACCCGAGGAGGCAGCGGAGGCATTCACCGTCAAGTTCGGGTGGGACCCGCGCACGGAGGAGGGTTCCTTTCTGTATGTGCGCGTGGTGCCGAAGAGCGTGCGCGCGTGGCGCGGCGAGCCGGAACTGCGCGGCAGGCTCATCATGCGCGACGGGACGTGGCTGAACTAG
- a CDS encoding helix-turn-helix domain-containing protein — protein MDAIHDDVAEFALLLTRLKARTDRSYAALAHRLGVNASTLHRYCVGESVPLDFTRIERFAALCGASPEERVELHRRWILAVAERQRPRPSDVRRAPALHDTMSTAASAASTSRASPADEALEPVSPDDRRPRAGRPRRRPVRSIALAALLAVAFAGLTTSAAGPPFGGGESSASARATPKPSASAAYNGGTPFPGPPSDGGESSASAHATKPSSPAARSGGSPQNTVPPTAPLTWTANSHLWQLECDHDYVIAKQPREVPPPPTPADAEAWATSLQAVHGRTTNLRISVQGRGSAAVVLEALHVRVVKRTTPAVRRGIAYSMYEGCGAVLIPRYFSVNLDAHRPLARSMPGNDPERPITAVDFPYQVSLREPEVLMLSARTESCTCDWYLDLDWSSQGRTGTMRIDDHGRPFRTTSIRGLPHYWYRSPRGWIPMTTTYDKAETGD, from the coding sequence ATGGATGCAATCCACGACGACGTAGCGGAGTTCGCGTTGCTGCTGACGCGTCTGAAGGCGCGCACAGACCGCAGCTACGCGGCGCTGGCGCACCGTTTGGGCGTGAATGCCTCCACGCTGCACCGCTACTGCGTCGGAGAGTCGGTGCCTCTGGACTTCACCAGGATTGAGCGGTTCGCCGCCCTCTGCGGAGCATCCCCCGAGGAACGCGTGGAGTTGCACCGACGGTGGATCCTGGCGGTCGCGGAAAGGCAACGACCACGCCCGTCCGATGTCCGGCGGGCACCGGCGCTCCACGACACCATGAGCACCGCCGCATCGGCCGCATCCACGAGCCGAGCCAGCCCGGCGGACGAAGCGCTGGAGCCTGTTTCGCCGGACGACCGGCGGCCCCGGGCCGGGCGCCCCCGACGACGGCCCGTGCGATCGATAGCGCTGGCGGCATTGCTCGCCGTCGCGTTTGCCGGCCTCACCACATCCGCTGCCGGGCCCCCCTTCGGTGGAGGTGAGTCGTCGGCTTCCGCCCGCGCCACACCGAAACCCTCGGCCTCGGCCGCGTACAACGGTGGGACCCCCTTTCCCGGACCTCCCTCCGATGGCGGTGAGTCGTCGGCCTCCGCCCACGCCACGAAACCCTCATCGCCGGCCGCGCGCAGCGGCGGCAGCCCGCAGAACACGGTCCCACCGACGGCCCCGCTCACCTGGACGGCCAACTCCCATCTCTGGCAACTCGAATGCGACCACGACTACGTCATCGCCAAGCAACCGCGGGAGGTCCCGCCGCCGCCGACCCCGGCGGACGCCGAGGCATGGGCCACGTCCCTGCAGGCGGTGCACGGGCGCACCACCAACCTGCGGATCTCGGTACAGGGACGCGGCTCCGCCGCCGTCGTCCTGGAGGCACTGCACGTGCGCGTGGTCAAACGCACCACCCCCGCCGTCCGCCGGGGCATCGCCTACTCCATGTACGAAGGCTGCGGCGCCGTCCTCATCCCCCGCTACTTCTCCGTGAACCTCGACGCGCACCGGCCCCTGGCCCGGTCGATGCCCGGCAACGACCCGGAAAGACCCATCACCGCAGTCGACTTCCCCTATCAGGTGTCCCTGCGGGAGCCGGAGGTCCTGATGCTCTCCGCGCGCACCGAGTCCTGCACCTGTGACTGGTACCTCGACCTCGACTGGTCCTCACAGGGTCGGACCGGCACGATGCGCATCGACGATCACGGCCGCCCGTTCCGCACCACCAGCATCAGAGGGCTACCGCACTACTGGTACCGCAGCCCCCGTGGCTGGATCCCCATGACCACCACCTACGACAAGGCGGAAACCGGCGACTGA
- a CDS encoding DUF4232 domain-containing protein, with protein sequence MNVKSLVSSRLAMSAGLVLALGCGVSAQASATEPQTISGKAKQAVTHRSGAGGATRAVAACSQEVLGVSAVKEPADSKDARHLLLTVQNAGDKKCNLYRYPLVRLGAARTTTPVIKESDPNPGVPVTLAPGEEAYAALLVNGPMDEYEAKSITLSLQGRKPGSSAGKPIDVPMPVETLYANDFQRVTYWTTAPGYALDFIMSK encoded by the coding sequence ATGAACGTGAAGTCCCTTGTGAGCAGCCGTCTGGCCATGTCCGCGGGCCTCGTCCTTGCTCTTGGGTGCGGTGTCTCGGCACAGGCATCCGCCACCGAGCCGCAGACGATCAGTGGGAAGGCCAAGCAGGCGGTGACGCACCGCTCGGGCGCCGGTGGCGCCACGCGCGCCGTCGCCGCCTGCTCCCAGGAGGTCCTCGGAGTGTCCGCCGTGAAGGAGCCTGCGGACAGCAAGGACGCCAGGCACCTCCTCCTCACCGTCCAGAACGCCGGCGACAAGAAGTGCAACCTCTACCGCTACCCGCTCGTACGGCTTGGTGCCGCTCGGACCACGACCCCCGTCATCAAGGAGAGCGACCCGAACCCTGGAGTGCCCGTCACCCTCGCTCCGGGCGAGGAGGCGTACGCTGCTCTGCTCGTCAACGGCCCCATGGACGAGTACGAGGCGAAGAGCATCACCCTCAGCCTCCAGGGTCGCAAGCCCGGCAGCAGCGCGGGCAAGCCGATCGATGTCCCCATGCCCGTCGAGACCTTGTACGCGAACGACTTTCAGCGCGTCACCTACTGGACGACCGCACCCGGTTACGCCCTGGATTTCATCATGTCGAAGTGA
- a CDS encoding alpha/beta fold hydrolase codes for MPDQETRPTIRIPGATSHTLTSSAGRPSHEGTLRYLKAGTGAPLVLLHTVRTQAEHFRSLIPLISDHYTVYALDLPGMGYSEIVPGASYDEPAMRGGVKRLLTELDLHDVTLVGESMGAVLALTTAADLPERVRRVVAVNTYDFRGGIARSGLLARVVVSGVLTPGVGPVIAGVEPKAALRKILQGGLGDKSALRADYVDELLQVGGRPGYPTVARGVYQNLPSLIAARSRYPEVKAPVHLVYGEKDWSRPSDREANRQLLPAADFTQVPGAGHFIALERPELVAKLLNAVV; via the coding sequence ATGCCCGACCAGGAGACGCGCCCCACCATCCGCATTCCGGGAGCCACCAGCCACACGCTGACCTCGTCCGCAGGACGCCCCAGCCACGAGGGAACGCTGCGCTACCTCAAAGCCGGCACCGGCGCGCCCTTGGTCCTGCTGCACACGGTGCGCACGCAGGCCGAACACTTCCGCTCCCTCATCCCATTGATCTCGGATCACTACACCGTGTACGCCCTGGATCTGCCGGGGATGGGCTACTCCGAGATCGTGCCTGGGGCGTCGTACGACGAGCCGGCGATGCGCGGAGGCGTCAAGCGGCTCCTGACCGAACTCGACCTCCATGACGTGACGTTGGTCGGGGAGTCCATGGGGGCGGTGCTCGCCCTGACCACCGCGGCCGATCTGCCGGAGCGGGTCCGACGCGTCGTGGCGGTGAACACGTACGACTTCCGGGGCGGGATCGCCCGGTCCGGTCTCCTCGCCCGTGTGGTGGTCAGCGGCGTTCTCACTCCGGGAGTGGGCCCGGTGATCGCGGGGGTGGAGCCCAAGGCTGCCCTCCGCAAGATCCTGCAGGGCGGCCTCGGCGACAAGAGCGCACTGCGGGCGGACTACGTGGACGAGCTCCTCCAGGTGGGCGGCCGCCCTGGCTACCCGACCGTCGCGCGGGGCGTGTACCAGAACCTGCCCAGCCTCATCGCGGCCCGCTCGCGCTACCCCGAGGTCAAGGCCCCCGTCCACCTCGTCTACGGCGAGAAGGACTGGTCCCGACCTTCGGACCGAGAAGCCAACCGACAGCTGCTTCCAGCCGCCGACTTCACACAGGTGCCGGGAGCGGGCCACTTCATCGCGCTGGAGAGGCCGGAGCTGGTGGCCAAGCTTTTGAACGCGGTCGTCTAG